The DNA region AACCAACTCCAAAGAAGACGAAAACTCTTCTTTTGctgaaatgttgaaattttcattgattatattcaaaaaggaTAAACCATCAATTGATTGCGACATTTGAGTGAggaaattaagtattttggCGACAAAGAAAGTGTTATTCCATCAAGACAATACATCAGATCAGACATCCATTTTTGTAGTGGCCAAAATCAATGAATTAAGTCACTGTATTTGCCAGATTTAGATCCACCGCACTATTTTCTGTTTTCAAACTTGAAAAAATGGGtcgattttaataacattaaggATTTGGAGTCTGTAATTGATGGCTATTTTGTAGAGCTCCAACTTTCTCGCTATAAACAAGGTGTCGAAGCTGTTGTACATTGGGAAACGTATATCCAGCTAAAAGaggaagataatttattaggtACTTTTAGGACTGCCGTcgtatttagtattttttacgtatttctttgaaatgaaatttatctaTCTGATCTGGAAATACAGCCAAAACCAATCAATTTGAAACACCCTGTGTATAATTAgacaattgttatttaattggttttaaagTACGACTAATTTCTGACAAATTAAGCATACAGTAACGGTATTTGaatctgtaatttaaaaataatagaaaccatttcatgcaaaattaatataaacagtaCAGATTAACCGTGTTACACTGAATGTGTGTTAAGATACATAAACAGCAACATTGTATTTAAAGAATGGCAAACGCAAAAGCGATAGTCGCAGTTGTAATTACGTGAGGTGTAACACAACTATTTCAGAATATGACTTCACATTTctcacttaaataataaaaaaaatgagcaaacaatattgtattgtttttcatttcattttaacaGTTTCCATTTCCATTTTACAAGATTCCTTCCTTATTGCTATTGTTCAAGTAGTGGCTACGTAACAATGAAGAAAACGATTTTGTGCTTACTATGTTGTGTGTTTTTATACAGGTACCGGCAACACTAGCACCGATGGCACTTACAAACCATCATTTTTGACAGACCAAGAATTAAAGCATCTTATTTTGGAAGCGGCCGACGGTTTCCTGTTCGTTGTCAGTTGTGACAACGGCAGAGTCATCTACGTATCAGATTCGGTGGCACCGGTCTTAAATTACTCGCAGAGCGATTGGTACGGTTCTTGTATATACGACAATATTCATCCGGAAGATGTCGATAAAGTTAGAGAGCAGTTATCCACTCAGGAACCACAGAACACCGGTCGCATTTTAGACTTGAAGACTGGCACCGTCAAGAAGGAAGGGCATCAATGTAAGTACATACTGGAATTCACAaccaaaattatatgtattaatttttagcttCAATGAGGCTGTGTATGGGATCAAGGAGAGGTTTTATTTGTCGGATGAAAATAGGGAATTTATCCCCTGATAGTATGAACGTGGGACACCTGAACAGGCTGAAACAACGGAACAGCCTCGGTCCGGGGCGGGATGGCCAAAATTTTGCCGTGGTACATTGCACTggctatattaaaaattggccACCTACAGGTTAGAGTCATGGTTTTTTAAGTCAGGTACCTTACCCTCTCTTTAATTCTTAGACATGTTTACAGGTGTGCAAATGGAACGTCAATCTGAAGAAGATCTGCATGCAGCATCTCATTGTTGTTTGGTGGCAATAGGTAGATTACAAGTTACTTCAACACCTAACACAAGTGACTTATCAGGGTCCAGCAGTAATGCCGAATTTATTTCGCGGCATTCTATGGATGGGAAGTTTACTTTTGTGGACCAGCGGGTTATTGGGCTTTTAGGTTACAATCCTGCCGAATTACTGGCTAAGAGTTGTTTTGACTTCTTTCATCCAGAGGATCAAAGCCATATGAAGGACAGTTTTGAACAAGGTGTgttttaatctaatatttgTCTAGTCGCTTGGTACCACTGATGTTATTACTCTTATGGCTCTATATGGCATCAAATCGGTAAATTATCTTCTTTATTTAGAATCATTAAACGACAaacaattcttaaaataaccCAGTGAATATCCTCTGAATTTTTACTCTATATTTAGATAAAGCTGTTTACAACTCGagtatattttataccttttgAGTAGACTACATGACCAGATAAATGTGTTATTGCTATGTAGAGCCACGAGACTTAACAATGAGCAGTTGGTTACCCTTCTAGAAATAGTATGGAAGTCATTAGTCAAAtgtgtttgtttgtttcagttttaaaattaaagggaCAAGTTTTGTCAGTCATGTATAGATTCCGAGCCAAGAACAGAGAGTGGATTTGGTTGCGAACAAGTGcattttcgtttttaaacCCATATACGGACGATGTGGAGTATATAGTTTGTACGAACACCGCAGCGAAGTCGTTACACTCGACCGGTGAGGCGGCGACCGAAGGTCCGGAACAAGTGAATTACCAACAACAACCCGGTTTAGATTATAGTCTCCAACGGAGGGATATCTCGTATTCACACATGATACCATCCGCTCACATACAAAGCGAGTACCTACCCATGACGTCCACGTCGACGAGTTGCAGCGACCGCGGCGAGGACCCGCGGTATCCGCGTCTCACCACCCTCGACCCCCAACACACGGGTGGACGGCCGGGCAGCAGCCAAAACGTTTACGGCAGCTACGAACAGGCGGccgcggcggcggcggccaCCAGTCCGACACCCGCGGCGGCCCCCTGGACCCTGAGACAGGGCCAGACGGCGGCGGCGCCCGCCCAGTACAGTCAGCCGAACGCACGGTCGCCCGGTCCCACCTACACGCAGCTGAGCGTCGGCTCAAGACCGGGCACCGGTCCACCGCCACCGCCTACGCCTTACACGTGGACTAACTGGCAGGCGCAGGCGCAGACGTCCGAAGGTGGGGCGGGCGGTTCGACGGGCGCAGGAACGACGCCCGCCCAACAGCCGCCTGAACTGACGGACATGTTGCAGATGCTCGACCAGAGCGGAACAGCTTCGTTCGAGGACTTGAACATGTTCAGCACCACGTTCGAGTAGACTGTCTGCCCAGCACCGCATATCGTTTTGGTCATTGATCATTCCCATGATTCTGCCCCTTCCCTCCCGTCTATTTTtctattgtaatattaaaaatgatgatgATACACTCGAACTTGACAAAGTGATCGTCTTTGTATTAGACGTTAACTAGAATTCGAAAGAAATAACAATACAAGAGAAAACAATTCCGCCTTTATTGTACAGTATAGAGTATGGTGTATGGTGAAGTGATGCGTGTGAGTTGAGGACTTTGTTGCAGAGCACAACTCTTTCTTATAAGTTCGTGAACCCACAAAAAACTTATACTTTGTTTGTAACTGTCGTGGCGTCCAGAATATATAGCTTAAGGTCTAGCATATTGCTATATTAATTACTCTTAATATGTCAGTAAGTAGTCGGTATACCCAACAtgttgttttaacattttatcatCGATCTGTATAGAAAGGAATTCATTTTGTTTCTGTAACTGTAAATGCAACCAACAGTAATGGAGAAATGGAAACTatgaaattcattattttgttaatacagTCATAAATACATACTAACTAAATATCTACACGATTGCCTTGTGCTTTGCAATGTGGTACAGAATAGTGAACTTAACATTGTGTAAAGTACAAcgttacatttttactttctatctttatttaaaattatatgtattctcaatacaatttttatttctacatttgtgtgtaattaaaataaaaaaaataataaatgaagcaCATTTATTACGTTGTTTGAAcggttttagaaaatttaaaaatatattttaaagctaCGATTTGAaaagtcaataaataaattcttaatagaATACAATtgggttttatttatttatccaagCCAAGTTTTCAATATGTATGATATTGGCCAAAAGTTgtgaaattattgtataataaatttatgttttaggtAACAATTTTCTTCATCAGGACGTCTAAAAAATACAGTATTatctatttaacaaaatataaaaattgtttgatcaACTCTGTATACCAGAAGTTTCTAAAATCGATGGGTCGATATTTGGGAACAAGTAGAACACgttcaataatgaagaaaatcgaaatatttttttttacaactctgaaaatttaaatttcagaaatggttttttctcatatttccgtAACCTTTGGTCCGattctgtttaaatttgggatgtattatcctaaaatacatatcTACAATTCAATGTTAGTTTTCCATAATGCTGGGATAGAGTAGATTCTGCGACGTTCCCTTATTTTTGTTATCCTATTTTTCAGTGGTGAGTAAAACAGGGTAACCCCTTAGAATCTACTCTACTGTATCATTAAGGAAAAAGTTAGATTgacaaaaatctaataaatttaatttttatgatcaaCTAAaccaagaaatatttatttatataattccaaaggtatcagaaaatattaaaaggaatgatttaaattattaattctctAAATTTAGTACTAGATTTgtgtgaaattaaaataaaaaaaaataaatgaagcaCATTTATTACGTTATTTGAACGGTTTcagaaaagttaaaaatgtattttacgaTTTGAaaagtcaataaataaattcttaatagaatacaattgtgttttatttatttatcacagGAAGGCCATGTTTTCAATATGTATGATATTGGTCAAAAGttgtgaaattattttgtaataagtttatgttttatttttgtaacctTCTGTCCAATTCGGGGAAACCCCTCTACGCTActgtttcattaattggtaaaaatctaataaatcttatttttatgatcaattaaaccagggaatatttataaaattccaaaaatatcaGGACGTATTAAAaggaatgatttaaattattagttctcataatcattttagtacttgttaattgaaatatgtttaaaaatgagtaataagtGAATGGTGAATGGGAAACTGCAACAAACAATATGAACTGGTGTCTTGTTAGTACTAAGAATTAAACTGTTTGTGTAAACTAATTTGAACTATCTGTAATTCCCAGATATTTAATTCCACGGTTTATTttatcagaaaaaataaattcataaatattttagagaattttAACAACTTGGTACCAGACTGACTAcccttttacataaaataagattCGCTGATCATCATCCTTGATAAAATtgagaatatatttattagaagcGCACCAATGTGTTTGGAATGAGGGCTTTAGTGTAcgtaattagatttattaccaatttgtgcaaataaaatataattaaatgaacataaaacaaaataagacttgatgtaataaaaaaaactaaatggttacataaaatataataactaaaacatttattacatatgGTACTTAACTGCTGAGCACCTAAATTGGTACTACTGGAaaggattatttatttctgaagGATCCTCGTCTGTCGTCCTCACAATACCTTTTTCCATCATAATCACAGACTGATTCCCTTCGAAGTCCTGTCCAGACTCTACCATGGCCGAACAATCTTCTGAGCTACTATTCAATAACATCGAGTTATCATATCTTATTTCAGCTCATTTTTATTGTACGAAACAAAGCAATTGcgaattctaataaaataatttgtagtttATGCTCAATCATATTTTCCTGCCCAATTTGGACAAGGTGTGAGACATGTATAAGATCTGTGTTTACCTGGATGTCTTTGATCTGATTCTACCAAAATAACTTGGCGTTAtactaaaatcaatatatagaGTAGAGAACTAATTCAAtctggaaaatataaaagaaactcTAAATTTTCACTACAAACTagtgtaaatttttactttaaccGTAGAATGcgatttacatataaatgacTGGCACCGGTTACATTTTATTGATGCAGGAGAATGTTACTTTAGCAAGTCACAAGTACGACACAGTACGTCTTGGGTGGCTTTTCTCCTCTAATCTCCCTTTAATGTCGTGATTGTAActataattaagaaaagtaCTAAGGTCATCACctcaatttattcaaaacatttttataataaattttataatttatttgaaaacttttctgtcattctttaattttatacgtaataaacggtttaattttgaagaagagATCATCCTTGAGCAGCAAGAGctcagaatatttataaaacattggtaaatttcttcattaaatacaataatcttATGTTAAACGTTGCAATAATTCTTCTAAACACACACGGAAGTTCACTACGAATCTTTAAATGTAAGTGATAAGTGCATGGGAAGAGGATCTATTGAATTCGACGGAAATTTTACATGTGCCCGCTCGAAGGTTAAATAGGGTCActcaaattaattgtaatatgtgGCCGGTTGTCTAAACCTCGGCTTGCACGTCGTGATCCGTATGCCAAATACATGTCTGGTACTAACACTTGTTTGATGTTAGCTTAGAGCCTCAGCACTGCTGAGTCAGTGTAATACTGACATATGCTAACATAACAAAGATGgtcaaaattgtatatatattggaAAAAATGGCACTAATTTTGACGTAACTGAATAACTATGTAAAACTACGAAATTTTAcgtcaattttattaagtagATAAAGACAAATGTACGAATAATTATTGCTCCTTAAATGTATCTATACAATCGCTGCTCTTGAATGTctcattatcaaattatagAGTTGATAGgtcttacaaatataaatattatttggtcCTGCCTGTATGAACAACTTCCGATTGGGGAGCCAAAAggcttgtaaaaatatatttgactagtatcaaattttcaatcatCTTCCTGGTATTGCTggaacatttatataaaaatttaaaatacaataagatcttagcaaaaaattaacaatagtaAAACAAGTGATTAACCTAGATAGATTGTACTGTCAATATTGTGTGACACCAGGCACCGTTAATTGGACATGCAATTGGAATGTAGAAGACGAGTTTTCTACATTACACGTTTCCgcaaaaaaatagatttataataataaatatttacagtgatattttacatttcatatatataatatctaCACTCTGCCAGAGCAACCTTGATTTGcacgtaaataaataaaacgaagACAAAACAATCTTTGGAAATTCCGGAGCAGGAACTACATTCCCGTTGTGTCTATTAAAAAATCGCCAACACGGAGTAGACAAACTTTCAATGAGAAtcgtttgtataaaataaccatACTATAGTAGATATTACATAATCAGGTCCAACAGGTTTTAGGATGTCCATTAAAAAGTTGTACTGATGAGAATTAAATTGACTGGATAATTTTATGCAAGACTATGAAAAAAGATTTTCAAGATTCTTAACTTTATCATcggtatatttttcattttttagccAACTTATCAAGTGTCTATGGTATTTCAATCTTCCTCAGATTTATTTTCAAGTATTGAAAGTAtctcttcaaaattaaaatgccaAGCCCAACTGGGACGGGAAagcaaataaaactattacttTTTCAGATGTAGGTAATGCATTCCATCCATTTATTTCTGACTTAAATGTGAAAAAGTTCGACTGGATATCCGTTTTATGGAATTTTTAACacatatattgattttaatttaatagtttttcatacagttttataatatattttgtgcagtgagtaaattgtttatatttaaatacttgaaTTTTGTTACTGATTTGATCTTTTCTGAGATTTTACGTCTTTTACTGACTTGTGTAAGATCAACTGATCCAGAGGTTATCTGTACTTTAAATCCATGAGATGATCTCCAGATCTGTTGATCTTGAGAtcatatattacataatacaAGTAGTCTCAAGTATTATAACTGTTCTTGACGTTATAagatcttaaattttattagaataaatagtACGAAGTCAAGGTTACAAAATTTGCCAACACaaagtattttgttttaaaataatttggaatgttatcaaatttaaatacagacTTTTATTGCTTAAATTGCTCATTTTATTCCCATTTGAAAATGATTACTGGTAAACAAAcactaataaatatgtttggaaattaattattcaggaagactaattgaatataaatattccaatattttattattgaaaattcaaattaattcacatttttggTTTAACAAAAGCTACATGCTTAATCCATGAGTCAAACAGAAATGCAGTGATTTGTAGATTTAGTGAAGCATATTTTGAATGACTATATAAACAATGAAGATAAGATATGGGCTACGTATATTACTTGCAAAAATTGTGAACTTTTCTAGAAGgtgttaatttatgattattaaagtgtttttctattttaagatggtttaaaatgatatttggcGTTTGTGGTCTGTAGCCGATAGGTCAAACCTCAATCTGggattgttattgtttaaataacatattttaactaCATGTaccttaataaatatgttcatttttttcttgtttccaaatattttctacataACATCacattataaagtaaaacagatatataaattaaataaaagattcgATGTTCATCCTCGacatctttaaattccttttaaGGGGTTCAGGAGGAGATGTTACATTCTTCAGTGTTATATTTGTATCTTCAAGGATGATGGTAGTTCATACATTGAATATTATAGtcttaaacttaataaatcacAAGAAATCTAGTTTTGTTTATTCTTAaacttaaactatttatttcgtCTGTTGTCTTTGAGAGTAATCATTGTATTGGTCAAGTTTTGTTCTCTTTGTAGTAATTTTCAGaacttaatatattctttttaaataattgtaagacACGATATTGGGAGTCTTTCCTTCTTTTTTGTTGTCCTCATCGTTAATAAACGAGTAATAGCTCGACTGACAGCTTCCAAGGTATCACTATACTCAGAACCatatataaacaatgaatATAAGATATGTGCTACATATATTACTcgcaaaaattgtaaatttttgtgtaGTATTTAGTAGAAGgtgttaatttatgattattaaagtgtttttccattttaagATGATTTAATATGATCTTTGTCGTTTGTAGTCTGTATCGGTTAGGTCAAACCTCAATCTGGGATTCTTAtggtttaaataacacatttgaACTACATTGcaccttaataaatatattttttctttttttccaatattttctaCATAACATCAcatatataaagaaaacagGTTTAAAATGATCTTTGGCGTTTGTGGTCTGTAGCCGATAGGTCAAACCTCAATCTGggattgttattgtttaaataacatattttaactaCATGTaccttaataaatatgttcatttttttcttgtttccaaatattttctacataACATCacattataaagtaaaacagatatataaattaaattaaagattcgAAATTCATCCTCGacatctttaaattccttttaaGGGGCTTCAGGAGGAGGTGTTACATCCTTCAGTCTTATATTTGTGTCTTCAAGGATTATGGTAGATCATACATTGAATATTATAGtcttaaacttaataaatcacaagaaatctatttttgttttttcttaaacctaaactaataatcattttattggcCAAGTTTTgttctgaaataatttttagatcttaatatattgtttttaaacaattataagacAAGATATTGGGAGTCTTTCCTTCTTTTTTGTTGCCCTCATCGTTTATTACTCGACTGACAGCTTCCAAGGTATCACTATAGTCAGAACCAGCTTTTGGACACCTTCGAACCAGTTACGATTGAGCTCGAGCAATTCTGGtcgaaattatttaacaaaatcattgtgttctttcaatttttctcTCTCACTAGTTGtgtacattaatataataataatgttgtttattaataatataagttgtaataaatgtaatttatttgtcaaattttgttgtaaatacaTTGCAGCGTCGTAGTTACATTCCTGCTGTTCAAAGTCCGCAGCAATAATcagtttgaatttataaatatattaccttAGGCGATTGTAAGAGAATCAGTGAATCccaacacaaaaataataccTGACCCACCGTTTTTTGCATAAGTAAACCTTACATACACGTACGGCGGGTCAAATAGAGGTACTGCtaaaaacagtaaatatttgGCTTTGTTATATAGAATAAAcagattattaattgaatctgGGTGCTTTGAAATTTCACCATTTGTGTTGGGCAACATTTTCGTCTAATTACGCTCTAATACAGTTCAATCAAAAACTAGTTAAGGCATTTTTTTGCCGGGTTCAAACaggatgttattaaaatttacgcaGTTATCTAAATATGTGTaatgttttgtataaataaatgtaaaactttTGGGTTTTTCTGAGCTACTTTACTGGGTAAAGTAATGCAAATTAAACGTTGCTAATTATAGTTTGACAAATATACCATTATATAGCTGCGACAGTGAGtaccataattaaaacataattagacCTCAATGAcggtattacatttttaaatggtactttttaaattaccaaCCATATCAGATCCAGTTTTGATAttgatacttttaaatttaatacctgCCTTGCACATAACTGTTGATAATATTAGTGTAAAAGTTATATAGGTGTCATTGAAAATGATGTATGTACAGTAAAACATTTAagtgaattaaataaaccgTCGGTGACAAAAGGAGTAGTTACTCGCCCCtggtaatataaattaattttatacaatttttaaattaggcaCCCAAGCGTAATGGGTAACACAGTCTTTGGCCGACTTAAATTGGGTAAAATTGCAGTTGCATTACCGTGCTAATGTcatcattattgtttttcgtTGTGTACAAATAAACTGACTCGCACAAATGTTCGTTCATTCGTTACTAGTTTCGagataaagaatttaaggtaAATAAATCCACGGGAGGAATTCCAGTTGGTAGGGTATTCGCGTGTTATATCTTTAAGGAGGTTTGTGGCATTTGCCACACGACAGTGGCTCTGATTTGATGTTGCGCTTCGTATAAAACGCGCAGGTTACTTAGTCTCCAATTGATCCATCCGCTACTGCAAATTATTGAGgtgattgtttatatatttatttatttatttttttaaaattgtgttttgtgGTGTCTTTTTTGGTGTTCAAACGTAAGTACTGTTTGATTAATAGCTACGCAATTCAAATGTTGGaggttcattttaataattattagaaagcAATAACgcaatgttttaaatacaatttcacTTGTGCTTCTTCGAATGTGCTCCGCAATGGTTAAATTATTGTGGCACACATCACTGTTATATTGGTcactaaaattgatattaaaataatttaatgtgggTTATCCTTTGTGCCTGTGTGTGTCAGATGTTGTTTAGCAGTTGGCTTCTTGGTAAAActagtttaatatttgtgtttatcacatttaaaatGGGGAAAAGAAGAGaaagtttatattaacatCGTTGGTTGATTCTATATTATCAAACAATAGAAATCCTCTGACGCAAATACTTCAATAAGGTACAACATTGTTGGGTTActgatttgaa from Aethina tumida isolate Nest 87 chromosome 1, icAetTumi1.1, whole genome shotgun sequence includes:
- the LOC109601594 gene encoding aryl hydrocarbon receptor nuclear translocator homolog isoform X4 — translated: MYAYAGGGPPHYAPPPTYLQPHPSAPPPNVHHVQLPPPTASMPPPVTHYPKKRRSDEDDPSGSKYTRMEDDSIQDKERFASRENHCEIERRRRNKMTAYITELSDMVPTCSALARKPDKLTILRMAVAHMKALRGTGNTSTDGTYKPSFLTDQELKHLILEAADGFLFVVSCDNGRVIYVSDSVAPVLNYSQSDWYGSCIYDNIHPEDVDKVREQLSTQEPQNTGRILDLKTGTVKKEGHQSSMRLCMGSRRGFICRMKIGNLSPDSMNVGHLNRLKQRNSLGPGRDGQNFAVVHCTGYIKNWPPTDMFTGVQMERQSEEDLHAASHCCLVAIGRLQVTSTPNTSDLSGSSSNAEFISRHSMDGKFTFVDQRVIGLLGYNPAELLAKSCFDFFHPEDQSHMKDSFEQVLKLKGQVLSVMYRFRAKNREWIWLRTSAFSFLNPYTDDVEYIVCTNTAAKSLHSTGEAATEGPEQVNYQQQPGLDYSLQRRDISYSHMIPSAHIQSEYLPMTSTSTSCSDRGEDPRYPRLTTLDPQHTGGRPGSSQNVYGSYEQAAAAAAATSPTPAAAPWTLRQGQTAAAPAQYSQPNARSPGPTYTQLSVGSRPGTGPPPPPTPYTWTNWQAQAQTSEGGAGGSTGAGTTPAQQPPELTDMLQMLDQSGTASFEDLNMFSTTFE
- the LOC109601594 gene encoding aryl hydrocarbon receptor nuclear translocator homolog isoform X5 codes for the protein MSAVTHSVPGADPTKGLQKRRAVIGSDEDDPSGSKYTRMEDDSIQDKERFASRENHCEIERRRRNKMTAYITELSDMVPTCSALARKPDKLTILRMAVAHMKALREVELSCEKAVMEHMAFGDRLKSPHANGTGNTSTDGTYKPSFLTDQELKHLILEAADGFLFVVSCDNGRVIYVSDSVAPVLNYSQSDWYGSCIYDNIHPEDVDKVREQLSTQEPQNTGRILDLKTGTVKKEGHQSSMRLCMGSRRGFICRMKIGNLSPDSMNVGHLNRLKQRNSLGPGRDGQNFAVVHCTGYIKNWPPTDMFTGVQMERQSEEDLHAASHCCLVAIGRLQVTSTPNTSDLSGSSSNAEFISRHSMDGKFTFVDQRVIGLLGYNPAELLAKSCFDFFHPEDQSHMKDSFEQVLKLKGQVLSVMYRFRAKNREWIWLRTSAFSFLNPYTDDVEYIVCTNTAAKSLHSTGEAATEGPEQVNYQQQPGLDYSLQRRDISYSHMIPSAHIQSEYLPMTSTSTSCSDRGEDPRYPRLTTLDPQHTGGRPGSSQNVYGSYEQAAAAAAATSPTPAAAPWTLRQGQTAAAPAQYSQPNARSPGPTYTQLSVGSRPGTGPPPPPTPYTWTNWQAQAQTSEGGAGGSTGAGTTPAQQPPELTDMLQMLDQSGTASFEDLNMFSTTFE
- the LOC109601594 gene encoding aryl hydrocarbon receptor nuclear translocator homolog isoform X2, whose protein sequence is MYAYAGGGPPHYAPPPTYLQPHPSAPPPNVHHVQLPPPTASMPPPVTHYPKKRRSDEDDPSGSKYTRMEDDSIQDKERFARENHCEIERRRRNKMTAYITELSDMVPTCSALARKPDKLTILRMAVAHMKALREVELSCEKAVMEHMAFGDRLKSPHANGTGNTSTDGTYKPSFLTDQELKHLILEAADGFLFVVSCDNGRVIYVSDSVAPVLNYSQSDWYGSCIYDNIHPEDVDKVREQLSTQEPQNTGRILDLKTGTVKKEGHQSSMRLCMGSRRGFICRMKIGNLSPDSMNVGHLNRLKQRNSLGPGRDGQNFAVVHCTGYIKNWPPTDMFTGVQMERQSEEDLHAASHCCLVAIGRLQVTSTPNTSDLSGSSSNAEFISRHSMDGKFTFVDQRVIGLLGYNPAELLAKSCFDFFHPEDQSHMKDSFEQVLKLKGQVLSVMYRFRAKNREWIWLRTSAFSFLNPYTDDVEYIVCTNTAAKSLHSTGEAATEGPEQVNYQQQPGLDYSLQRRDISYSHMIPSAHIQSEYLPMTSTSTSCSDRGEDPRYPRLTTLDPQHTGGRPGSSQNVYGSYEQAAAAAAATSPTPAAAPWTLRQGQTAAAPAQYSQPNARSPGPTYTQLSVGSRPGTGPPPPPTPYTWTNWQAQAQTSEGGAGGSTGAGTTPAQQPPELTDMLQMLDQSGTASFEDLNMFSTTFE
- the LOC109601594 gene encoding aryl hydrocarbon receptor nuclear translocator homolog isoform X1 is translated as MYAYAGGGPPHYAPPPTYLQPHPSAPPPNVHHVQLPPPTASMPPPVTHYPKKRRSDEDDPSGSKYTRMEDDSIQDKERFASRENHCEIERRRRNKMTAYITELSDMVPTCSALARKPDKLTILRMAVAHMKALREVELSCEKAVMEHMAFGDRLKSPHANGTGNTSTDGTYKPSFLTDQELKHLILEAADGFLFVVSCDNGRVIYVSDSVAPVLNYSQSDWYGSCIYDNIHPEDVDKVREQLSTQEPQNTGRILDLKTGTVKKEGHQSSMRLCMGSRRGFICRMKIGNLSPDSMNVGHLNRLKQRNSLGPGRDGQNFAVVHCTGYIKNWPPTDMFTGVQMERQSEEDLHAASHCCLVAIGRLQVTSTPNTSDLSGSSSNAEFISRHSMDGKFTFVDQRVIGLLGYNPAELLAKSCFDFFHPEDQSHMKDSFEQVLKLKGQVLSVMYRFRAKNREWIWLRTSAFSFLNPYTDDVEYIVCTNTAAKSLHSTGEAATEGPEQVNYQQQPGLDYSLQRRDISYSHMIPSAHIQSEYLPMTSTSTSCSDRGEDPRYPRLTTLDPQHTGGRPGSSQNVYGSYEQAAAAAAATSPTPAAAPWTLRQGQTAAAPAQYSQPNARSPGPTYTQLSVGSRPGTGPPPPPTPYTWTNWQAQAQTSEGGAGGSTGAGTTPAQQPPELTDMLQMLDQSGTASFEDLNMFSTTFE
- the LOC109601594 gene encoding aryl hydrocarbon receptor nuclear translocator homolog isoform X6; protein product: MSAVTHSVPGADPTKGLQKRRAVIGSDEDDPSGSKYTRMEDDSIQDKERFARENHCEIERRRRNKMTAYITELSDMVPTCSALARKPDKLTILRMAVAHMKALREVELSCEKAVMEHMAFGDRLKSPHANGTGNTSTDGTYKPSFLTDQELKHLILEAADGFLFVVSCDNGRVIYVSDSVAPVLNYSQSDWYGSCIYDNIHPEDVDKVREQLSTQEPQNTGRILDLKTGTVKKEGHQSSMRLCMGSRRGFICRMKIGNLSPDSMNVGHLNRLKQRNSLGPGRDGQNFAVVHCTGYIKNWPPTDMFTGVQMERQSEEDLHAASHCCLVAIGRLQVTSTPNTSDLSGSSSNAEFISRHSMDGKFTFVDQRVIGLLGYNPAELLAKSCFDFFHPEDQSHMKDSFEQVLKLKGQVLSVMYRFRAKNREWIWLRTSAFSFLNPYTDDVEYIVCTNTAAKSLHSTGEAATEGPEQVNYQQQPGLDYSLQRRDISYSHMIPSAHIQSEYLPMTSTSTSCSDRGEDPRYPRLTTLDPQHTGGRPGSSQNVYGSYEQAAAAAAATSPTPAAAPWTLRQGQTAAAPAQYSQPNARSPGPTYTQLSVGSRPGTGPPPPPTPYTWTNWQAQAQTSEGGAGGSTGAGTTPAQQPPELTDMLQMLDQSGTASFEDLNMFSTTFE